In Galactobacillus timonensis, the genomic window TTCAGCTCAGAAGAAGTCATCACCATAGCTGCAGTTCTCCGGGATTATTTCAGAAGATCACTGCTGGCTGTTCTGATCCGTTCTGCCAGACTGTCAGTCTGCTTCAGTGCATATAAAAGCCGATCATTTGTTTTCTGCAGGCTGCGCAGTTTCTCCTCGCACTCTGCCAGCTGCAGCTGCAGTTCTTTATTCTCTCTGCATTTTTCCTCATACTGCTTTTTCAGTTCTTCCTGATCTGCTGCAGCGGCAGTCACAGCAGGAACTTCTTTTGGCTTTCTCCCGCGCTTTCCAGTAGGAATAATCTCACCGGTTGCCGGATCAATCTTTCCGATCACTCTTCTTCTGGAGCGTGACTGTTTCTTCTCCGGATCCCAGTAGCTTTCCGATTCGTAAACGTAAGTGGTATCGGTGTCCTTGTGATACTGCCTGATCTGTGCCATAAGCCCTCCAAGTTACATTGCAATAATAATATATCACTTGTTATGACACGTGTCAAGAATAAAAAGTGACATTGTAGAATATAAATGTCACTTTGTCTCACTCTTATCATTATTTTCTGGAGTTCTGTTACGGTTCGGAAATGTCTCTCTGATCGTTCCCTCAATGGCGATTCCGGCCATCAGTCTCTGATACTGCTCAGGAGTGATCAGTCTGGCTTCATCACTATTCCGCGGCCACTGGAATCGGTTGCCTTTGGAAAGCCGAAGGGTATACATTCCCATTCCGATCCCTTCAAAGCAGATCCCGCGAATCCGATCGCACTGGTTTCCGCAGAAGAGATAGAGGACTCCTTTTTCGAATGGATCCAGTTCATAGTTAAGTCTCACGTAGGCTGCCAGTCCATCCATTCCGCGCCGAAGATCAACCCGGCCGCAGCAGATAATGACCCGCGAGAATCCAGTTCCGTCTTTAAGCATCTTTCAGCACCCGAAGCACCATGCGGAGCGTGCTCTCGCTTGAAGGATGATTCACTGTCACTTTACAGCGGTTCACTTCAATCTGAACCGGAGCAGATTCTGCATCAGAAATCGCAGCAGGCAATGCCGGGCTTTCCAGATATTCTGTGATATCCACAACATCACAGCTGCTCGATTCCTGCTCTCTGATCCGCTTCGCCCAATAGTAGAATCTGCGTTCCTTTATTCCGTGTTCCTTACACCAGGTTCTGGTCTTGATCTCCGGGCTGCGCCGTTTCCATTCCTCCACAAGCTTCCGCCAGTATTCTTCATTTTCCTGACGCGTCAATCCTTTCATGAAAATCACCTCCAGGTTTCTGATTGATAATCACAATCAGTCTACCCAGAGGTGCTCTTCATTTCAGTTCACCTTGTATTAGGCGCTTACGTTCGATTGATGTCATGATTTGTCCTCCTCTCAGCCATTCAGGCATCAAAAAAGACATACCCATCTGCCCGCTGCTTATGCGTAAGCATTCCGCAGAAGTTCAGCCGATTCACGGCGTTCTGATCACACACGCAGAGAAATGGTTGCGTGCGTAACTTCAATGGAATGACCTGCAATGCAGGGCTTCAAAGTATGTCTTTATCGATTAAATGATAGCATGGTTCAGAAAATATTAGCGAGATTTCAGATTTTAAATGTGAACCTCCCCGCCTAAGTCCTAACGTACTATAGACGGAGCTTCCAAGGGCTTGTGTGCCCTCAGACTTCCGTCTGCTAAACGATTCGGTGACAGCACAGCACACAAGCCGAAACTTATGTACCCATCTGCACTAACGTTTCTCAGACTTATGTCAGGATCGTCAGACTGCCATAGGAAGCAGAGGGTACAAGACCCTGTTGATCTTCCACAGGTCAGCTAACGTCCTTTGGGTTCCACTCCCGATCCCAGAGATTTTGGTCATAAGATCGGGTGATTCCATAAACAGCCCGCGGATCTACAGGGACCACTTTATGCAAATACGGCTTTTTTAATTACATCAACGATTCCAGATTGTTTGCTCGTG contains:
- the tnpA gene encoding IS66 family insertion sequence element accessory protein TnpA; the encoded protein is MKGLTRQENEEYWRKLVEEWKRRSPEIKTRTWCKEHGIKERRFYYWAKRIREQESSSCDVVDITEYLESPALPAAISDAESAPVQIEVNRCKVTVNHPSSESTLRMVLRVLKDA
- the tnpB gene encoding IS66 family insertion sequence element accessory protein TnpB (TnpB, as the term is used for proteins encoded by IS66 family insertion elements, is considered an accessory protein, since TnpC, encoded by a neighboring gene, is a DDE family transposase.), with product MLKDGTGFSRVIICCGRVDLRRGMDGLAAYVRLNYELDPFEKGVLYLFCGNQCDRIRGICFEGIGMGMYTLRLSKGNRFQWPRNSDEARLITPEQYQRLMAGIAIEGTIRETFPNRNRTPENNDKSETK